A window of Pseudomonas monteilii contains these coding sequences:
- a CDS encoding DNA replication/repair protein RecF, with the protein MSLRRVSVIGVRNLHPVTFEPSPRINILYGDNGSGKTSVLEAIHLLGLARSFRSTRLNPVIQHEQANCTVFGQVDLLDGGSSNLGIARERQGDFSIRIDGQNARGTAQLAEILPLQLINPDSFRLLEGAPKIRRQFLDWGVFHVEPRFMATWQRLQKALRQRNSWLRHGTLDVASQAAWDRELCSASAEIDEFRRSYIVALKPVFERTLSQLLDLEGLTLSYYRGWDKDRDLQTVLATSLHRDQQLGHTQAGPQRADLRLRLGAHNAADILSRGQQKLVVCALRIAQGHLVNQARQGRCIYLVDDLPSELDEDHRGALCRLLEELNCQVFITCVDEELLRDGWQTDTPVALFHVEQGRITQTHDHRE; encoded by the coding sequence ATGTCCCTTCGACGCGTATCGGTCATCGGCGTGCGCAACCTGCACCCGGTGACCTTCGAACCCTCTCCCAGGATCAACATCCTCTACGGCGACAACGGCAGCGGCAAGACCAGCGTGCTGGAAGCCATTCACTTGCTGGGCCTGGCACGCTCCTTTCGGAGCACACGACTCAACCCGGTCATTCAGCACGAGCAGGCCAATTGCACGGTATTCGGCCAGGTCGACCTGCTGGACGGTGGCTCCAGCAATCTGGGGATCGCACGTGAGCGCCAAGGCGACTTCTCGATCCGCATCGATGGGCAGAACGCCCGAGGGACAGCCCAGCTGGCTGAAATCCTGCCACTGCAGCTCATCAACCCCGACAGCTTCCGATTGCTGGAAGGCGCTCCGAAGATCCGGCGGCAGTTTTTAGACTGGGGTGTGTTCCACGTGGAACCGCGCTTCATGGCCACATGGCAGCGCCTGCAGAAGGCGCTCAGGCAACGGAATTCGTGGCTCCGGCATGGTACACTGGACGTCGCCTCGCAGGCGGCATGGGACCGGGAATTATGCTCGGCCAGTGCAGAAATAGACGAATTTCGACGCAGCTACATCGTGGCCTTGAAGCCGGTTTTCGAGCGTACGCTAAGTCAATTGCTCGACCTTGAAGGGCTGACCCTGAGCTATTACCGCGGCTGGGACAAGGACCGCGACCTGCAGACCGTGCTGGCGACCTCGTTGCACCGTGACCAGCAGTTGGGCCACACCCAGGCAGGTCCGCAGCGAGCCGATCTACGGCTGCGGCTGGGCGCTCATAATGCGGCGGACATCCTGTCACGCGGGCAGCAGAAGCTGGTCGTTTGTGCCTTGCGCATCGCTCAGGGCCATCTGGTCAATCAGGCCCGGCAAGGGCGCTGCATCTACCTGGTCGACGACCTGCCGTCCGAACTGGACGAAGACCATCGCGGCGCATTGTGCCGCTTGCTGGAAGAATTGAACTGCCAGGTATTCATCACCTGCGTAGATGAAGAATTACTGAGGGACGGCTGGCAGACGGATACGCCTGTCGCTCTGTTCCACGTGGAACAGGGCCGTATCACCCAGACCCACGACCATCGGGAGTGA
- a CDS encoding DNA polymerase III subunit beta (binds the polymerase to DNA and acts as a sliding clamp), which translates to MHFTIQREALLKPLQLVAGVVERRQTLPVLSNVLLVVQGQQLSLTGTDLEVELIGRVQLEEPAEPGEITVPARKLMDICKSLPSDVLIDIRLDEQKLLVKAGRSRFTLSTLPANDFPTVEEGPGSLTCTLEQSRLRRLIERTSFAMAQQDVRYYLNGMLLEVSTDTLRAVATDGHRLALCAMQAPVGQTERHQVIVPRKGILELARLLTDPEGTVSIVLGQHHIRATTGEFTFTSKLVDGKFPDYERVLPKGGDKLVLGDRQLLREAFSRTAILSNEKYRGIRLQLASGQLKIQANNPEQEEAEEEISVDYEGASLEIGFNVSYLLDVLGVMTTDQVRLLLSDSNSSALLQEAGNDDSSYVVMPMRL; encoded by the coding sequence ATGCATTTCACCATTCAACGCGAAGCCCTGTTGAAACCCCTGCAACTGGTCGCAGGCGTTGTCGAGCGCCGTCAGACCTTGCCGGTGCTGTCCAACGTCCTGCTGGTGGTTCAGGGGCAGCAGTTGTCGTTGACCGGTACCGACCTGGAAGTCGAGCTGATCGGCCGCGTCCAGCTCGAAGAGCCTGCCGAACCCGGCGAGATCACCGTGCCTGCGCGCAAGCTCATGGACATCTGCAAGAGCCTGCCCAGCGACGTGCTGATCGACATCAGGCTCGACGAGCAGAAACTGCTGGTCAAGGCAGGCCGCAGCCGCTTTACCTTGTCGACCCTGCCGGCCAATGATTTCCCGACGGTCGAGGAAGGTCCGGGATCGCTGACCTGCACGCTGGAACAGAGCCGCCTGCGTCGCCTCATCGAGCGCACCAGCTTTGCCATGGCCCAGCAGGACGTTCGCTATTACCTCAACGGGATGCTGCTCGAGGTCTCCACCGACACATTGCGTGCCGTGGCCACCGACGGGCACCGTCTGGCGCTTTGCGCCATGCAGGCGCCGGTCGGTCAGACCGAGCGACATCAGGTCATCGTGCCGCGCAAAGGTATTCTCGAGCTGGCACGTCTGCTGACCGACCCGGAAGGCACCGTCAGCATCGTGTTGGGGCAGCACCATATCCGCGCCACCACGGGCGAGTTCACCTTCACCTCCAAGCTGGTCGATGGCAAGTTCCCGGACTATGAGCGTGTCCTGCCCAAGGGCGGTGACAAGCTGGTGCTGGGCGATCGCCAACTGCTGCGAGAAGCCTTCAGCCGGACGGCGATCCTGTCCAACGAGAAGTACCGGGGTATCCGCCTGCAGCTGGCCAGCGGCCAACTGAAGATCCAGGCCAACAACCCTGAGCAGGAAGAGGCCGAGGAAGAGATCAGCGTCGATTACGAAGGGGCCTCGTTGGAGATCGGCTTCAACGTGAGCTACCTGCTGGACGTGCTGGGCGTGATGACCACCGATCAGGTGCGTCTGCTCCTGTCCGATTCCAACAGCAGCGCCTTGCTTCAGGAAGCAGGCAACGACGATTCCTCCTACGTCGTAATGCCGATGCGTCTCTAA